From Dryobates pubescens isolate bDryPub1 chromosome 22, bDryPub1.pri, whole genome shotgun sequence, the proteins below share one genomic window:
- the LMO2 gene encoding rhombotin-2 → MGGGNPVNVIGGRRGNSAAEKAPRADSLCGGSGGRSHHHRHATKEQALPMSSAIERKSLDPSEEPVDEVLQIPPSLLTCGGCQQNIGDRYFLKAIDQYWHEDCLSCDLCGCRLGEVGRRLYYKLGRKLCRRDYLRLFGQDGLCASCDKRIRAYEMTMRVKDKVYHLECFKCAACQKHFCVGDRYLLINSDIVCEQDIYEWTKLNGMI, encoded by the exons ATGGGAG GAGGAAATCCTGTGAATGTCATTGGGGGGCGGAGGGGGAACTCAGCTGCTGAGAAGGCTCCGAGAGCAGACAGCCTGTGCGGGGGCAGCGGGGGCAGATCCCACCACCACCGGCACGCTACAAAGGAACAAGCCCTGCCAATGTCATCGGCCATCGAGAGGAAAAGCCTCGATCCTTCCGA GGAGCCAGTGGACGAAGTCCTGCAGATCCCCCCGTCGCTGCTGACATGCGGCGGCTGCCAGCAGAACATTGGGGACCGCTACTTCCTGAAGGCCATCGACCAGTACTGGCATGAGGACTGCCTCAGCTGCGACCTCTGTGGCTGCAGGCTCGGGGAGGTGGGCAGACGCCTGTACTACAAGCTGGGCagaaagctctgcaggaggGACTATCTCAG GCTCTTTGGCCAGGATGGCCTCTGCGCCTCCTGCGACAAGCGAATCCGAGCTTACGAGATGACCATGCGGGTGAAGGACAAAGTCTATCACCTGGAGTGCTTCAAATGTGCTGCCTGCcagaaacatttctgtgttGGGGACAGATACCTCCTCATCAACTCAGACATAGTATGCGAGCAGGACATCTACGAGTGGACTAAGCTGAATGGGATGATCTAG